From the Oceanicaulis alexandrii DSM 11625 genome, one window contains:
- a CDS encoding type II secretion system protein GspK, with amino-acid sequence MTTRNGYALPLTLAAIIVIALVAAIAAEQVRSSTRTISALSDQIRYQTALISAEQSLIYEMLTEPMTIDGVAIGAQSDVTLLALGASSSRPDSSVVRANGHPYQIGQPTPVIIRLYDDQTFLNAASSDPAYVSDILSLFGIPRTNHSRYAAALRDYQDEDDLRTLSGAEASDYDQPGLPTNKPLRDALELCAIKYWEASPVCDDPARLLLTMRTRRSDRLNPRLTSEALLGILMPDASAEAIADAHANYANRTYTRFGQIGADAFDIIRDPLSNISAPGPLLTLVSHTPDARVAQRSVIELTPNSLISPFVVHSKYAIGGDYTQNILRIERLDDVAPLPQPTSIRTER; translated from the coding sequence ATGACCACACGAAACGGATATGCGCTGCCATTAACGCTGGCAGCTATCATCGTGATCGCACTGGTCGCAGCGATTGCGGCTGAACAGGTTCGCAGTTCGACGCGCACCATCAGCGCGCTTTCAGATCAGATCCGATACCAGACCGCGCTCATTTCAGCCGAGCAAAGCCTGATCTATGAAATGCTGACAGAGCCGATGACGATTGATGGAGTCGCGATTGGCGCTCAAAGCGATGTCACACTGCTCGCTCTGGGCGCCAGCTCATCCAGACCAGATTCCTCTGTCGTGCGCGCTAACGGACATCCGTATCAAATCGGCCAGCCGACGCCTGTAATCATTCGGCTATACGATGATCAGACCTTTCTGAACGCGGCCAGCTCGGACCCAGCCTATGTCTCCGACATCCTCTCACTGTTTGGCATCCCCAGGACCAACCATTCCAGGTATGCGGCTGCGCTACGCGATTACCAGGATGAAGATGATCTGAGAACGCTCAGCGGCGCTGAAGCGTCAGATTATGATCAGCCGGGTCTGCCGACCAACAAACCCTTACGCGACGCCTTGGAGCTTTGTGCGATCAAGTACTGGGAGGCATCTCCCGTTTGTGACGATCCAGCCAGATTGCTGCTGACGATGCGCACCCGTAGAAGTGATCGGCTCAACCCCAGACTGACGTCTGAAGCGCTGCTGGGTATTTTGATGCCAGACGCCAGTGCTGAAGCCATCGCCGATGCGCATGCGAACTACGCCAACAGGACCTATACGCGCTTCGGGCAAATCGGCGCTGACGCGTTTGACATTATCCGTGACCCTCTGAGCAACATCAGCGCCCCGGGGCCGCTGTTGACGCTGGTCTCCCACACCCCGGATGCACGTGTGGCTCAGCGATCCGTTATTGAACTCACCCCGAACAGCCTGATCTCGCCCTTTGTGGTTCACAGCAAGTACGCTATTGGGGGAGATTATACGCAAAACATTTTGCGAATTGAGAGACTCGACGATGTCGCGCCGCTTCCCCAACCGACCTCAATCCGTACTGAGCGCTAG
- a CDS encoding secretin N-terminal domain-containing protein has protein sequence MNAHRISLACATALFAAGCATQGGPTRPEWLVLPDAASTQDANETRNTTQQELDSGVIPEQTVPSVTRNTVPSLRNSGRNGDVSYQDTPQLPEASINVTLPPQPLPVFINTIFSDILEQPFSLGPNVAERQELISLRSVNDMAPATFLALIEQALQDYGLGVTYNDGLFRIVELSELRAQMPRFIRARAHANVPSDLRPVVQFVELQAIDAADMQQILQQAFPDRDVLTINNNRLLNTLTLSGLAEDVNAAMSIVQEMDELRFAGTQVVTVRVRNWDAAELAASMSQIMTLEGYMVGVGVTAPRTLTLLPLDFTNQVMIFAASRDLADRALALAVRLDREAFNGEVRSAHVYQAQNTEATALAEIIAGVMGATGAGGTGGAPEASSTEASSGESGGNTRFENITVDEQGNRVIYYGTQAQYDEFVSLARQLDTPVPEVMIEVTIAEVTLTDDSSYGLDAVFDSEIAPTFSTSLTSNGSFSGTVRTGQVTLNASATANNSQVNVLSTPRIVARSGTEATVQVGNDVPIITTQRAANSQSSGSTDVLQTVQYRSTGVLLSVTPRVYSGNRIDLEISQETSAAEANNNSAISSPLISTRSMNSQLSLQDGQTAVLGGLIENRFTRGNSGIPLLKDVPILGTPFRSETLNATRTMLVVLVTPFVLDTRNDRQQVVDTLVRALNDNFHNQTRANGTLLPPSEPFQIRAAGGEAADQEAEQD, from the coding sequence ATGAACGCACATCGCATTTCACTCGCCTGCGCGACTGCGCTCTTTGCTGCAGGCTGTGCGACACAAGGCGGTCCGACTCGCCCTGAATGGCTTGTCCTGCCTGACGCGGCTTCGACCCAGGACGCGAACGAGACACGCAACACAACGCAACAGGAATTGGATAGCGGGGTCATTCCCGAGCAAACGGTTCCATCCGTCACACGGAACACCGTGCCATCGCTGCGCAATTCCGGCCGCAACGGCGATGTCTCATATCAAGATACGCCGCAACTGCCTGAAGCCTCGATCAACGTCACCTTGCCGCCACAGCCGCTGCCGGTCTTCATCAACACCATTTTCAGCGACATTCTGGAACAGCCTTTCAGTCTTGGCCCCAATGTGGCCGAGCGTCAGGAACTGATTTCGCTAAGAAGCGTCAATGATATGGCGCCTGCGACTTTCTTGGCGCTGATTGAACAAGCCCTGCAAGATTACGGACTGGGCGTAACCTATAACGACGGCCTCTTCCGTATTGTGGAACTCTCGGAGCTGCGCGCCCAGATGCCGCGTTTCATCCGCGCCCGCGCCCATGCCAATGTTCCGTCGGACTTGCGCCCTGTGGTCCAGTTCGTCGAATTGCAGGCGATCGACGCTGCAGACATGCAGCAAATCCTGCAGCAGGCTTTCCCTGACAGGGATGTCCTGACCATCAACAATAACCGCCTGTTGAACACGCTGACCCTCAGCGGACTGGCCGAAGACGTCAACGCCGCCATGTCCATTGTCCAGGAGATGGATGAATTGCGGTTCGCGGGCACGCAAGTGGTCACGGTCAGGGTTCGCAATTGGGACGCAGCAGAGCTGGCCGCGTCCATGAGCCAGATCATGACGCTTGAAGGCTATATGGTCGGGGTCGGCGTCACCGCGCCGCGAACACTGACCCTGCTGCCGCTCGACTTCACCAATCAGGTCATGATCTTCGCCGCCTCGCGCGATCTGGCGGACCGGGCGCTTGCGCTGGCTGTGCGCCTCGACCGCGAGGCCTTCAACGGTGAAGTGCGTTCCGCACATGTCTACCAGGCTCAGAATACAGAAGCGACCGCGCTTGCCGAAATCATTGCCGGCGTGATGGGCGCAACCGGCGCAGGCGGAACAGGCGGCGCACCTGAGGCTTCCTCTACAGAAGCCTCATCCGGTGAAAGCGGCGGCAACACCCGCTTTGAAAACATCACCGTGGATGAGCAAGGCAATCGCGTCATCTATTACGGAACGCAAGCCCAGTATGACGAATTCGTCAGCCTGGCGCGCCAGCTGGACACGCCAGTGCCTGAAGTGATGATCGAAGTCACCATCGCCGAAGTCACGCTGACCGACGATTCATCTTATGGCCTCGATGCGGTGTTTGACTCTGAAATCGCGCCGACTTTCAGCACGTCTCTGACCAGTAACGGCAGCTTCTCGGGCACGGTCCGTACGGGCCAGGTCACCCTGAACGCCAGCGCGACCGCCAATAACAGCCAGGTCAATGTGCTGTCGACGCCGCGCATCGTGGCCCGTTCGGGCACCGAAGCCACGGTCCAGGTCGGCAATGATGTGCCGATCATCACCACGCAACGCGCAGCGAACTCACAGTCCAGCGGCTCGACCGATGTGCTGCAGACCGTCCAGTACCGCAGCACAGGCGTGCTGTTGAGCGTTACCCCGCGGGTGTACTCAGGCAATCGTATTGATCTTGAGATTTCTCAGGAAACCAGCGCGGCGGAAGCCAACAACAACTCCGCCATATCCAGCCCGCTCATCTCCACCCGGTCGATGAATTCCCAACTGTCTTTGCAAGACGGCCAGACGGCGGTTCTGGGCGGCCTGATAGAAAACCGGTTCACGCGCGGCAATTCTGGTATCCCGCTGCTCAAGGACGTCCCGATCCTGGGCACGCCCTTCCGCAGTGAAACCCTGAACGCGACACGCACCATGCTGGTGGTTCTGGTCACGCCCTTCGTGCTCGACACCCGCAATGACCGCCAGCAGGTGGTCGACACCCTGGTGCGCGCCCTAAACGATAATTTCCATAACCAGACCCGCGCCAACGGCACGCTCTTGCCGCCCAGCGAACCCTTCCAGATTCGCGCCGCTGGGGGCGAAGCCGCGGATCAGGAAGCGGAACAAGACTAA
- a CDS encoding A24 family peptidase, protein MTLLTGLALLAGVLASLSAVWIDREISVQHTGAASRISPTLCGGIGGLLAFAAYGLTRDLILASAILAAMTALCVSVSMDWRFGVLADLTSVIIALAALMAAPLLTPGLTRLDMVIAAFLAMGILGLAGLYGRLRRGEMGLGGGDIVLVGALGLWCPPVTAALGVGVGAALTLILGVLLKARRQTRLPFAPGLAAGFILAFIVDRLS, encoded by the coding sequence ATGACCCTGCTGACAGGTCTGGCGCTGCTTGCGGGCGTACTGGCCAGCCTGTCCGCTGTCTGGATAGATCGTGAAATCAGCGTGCAGCATACGGGCGCCGCGTCCCGCATCAGCCCCACCCTCTGTGGCGGGATAGGCGGGCTTCTGGCCTTCGCCGCCTATGGTCTCACCCGCGACCTGATCCTCGCCAGCGCAATTCTGGCCGCGATGACTGCCCTATGCGTCTCCGTGAGCATGGATTGGCGCTTTGGCGTGCTCGCCGACCTCACGAGCGTCATAATCGCGCTCGCCGCCCTGATGGCGGCGCCGCTCCTGACGCCTGGTCTCACACGTCTGGACATGGTGATCGCCGCCTTTCTGGCCATGGGGATTCTGGGACTGGCAGGATTGTATGGCCGGTTGAGACGCGGCGAGATGGGATTAGGCGGCGGTGACATCGTGCTCGTCGGCGCCTTGGGGTTATGGTGCCCACCTGTCACAGCCGCGCTCGGCGTGGGCGTCGGCGCCGCACTCACATTGATTCTGGGTGTGCTTTTAAAAGCGCGCCGCCAGACCCGTCTCCCTTTCGCGCCCGGTCTCGCTGCTGGTTTCATCCTGGCGTTTATCGTAGACAGACTGTCATGA
- a CDS encoding PulJ/GspJ family protein, whose product MTSIRTRPGFSVMETLVAVALLAIAIIPLYAFQQTLANTAARLQTASDLLDAQESALAVLQTIDPIAQPSGDMQLGDWRLSWESRELASESPADGYLGSSIWGVGLFEVQATLENGDTRRDLTIRRVGWIQVRDPTQL is encoded by the coding sequence ATGACTTCGATCCGCACCCGGCCCGGCTTTTCTGTGATGGAGACGCTGGTCGCGGTCGCCCTGCTGGCGATCGCCATCATTCCGCTCTACGCGTTTCAGCAAACTCTGGCGAACACCGCCGCGCGGCTTCAAACCGCGTCAGATCTGCTGGACGCACAGGAAAGCGCTCTGGCCGTGCTGCAAACGATTGACCCGATCGCCCAGCCCTCAGGCGACATGCAGCTTGGCGACTGGCGGCTCAGCTGGGAGAGCCGTGAGCTTGCGTCAGAAAGCCCTGCCGACGGCTATCTGGGATCAAGCATCTGGGGGGTGGGACTGTTTGAAGTCCAGGCGACGCTCGAAAACGGCGATACCCGGAGAGATCTGACGATCCGGCGCGTAGGCTGGATCCAGGTCCGCGATCCGACCCAGCTCTAG
- a CDS encoding pilus assembly FimT family protein: MTGGLSRALLAVRAGYSLLEVIVVVAILGIAATLSGPSIGRMITGQQAQQVVRGVATEMGALRAEAFLNNVAFSADDVQTRLEAHIPSDWRIEVDETLHLASSGYCTGAGVAIIAPAGRRWAFDVSEGDCALRPTTS, from the coding sequence ATGACCGGTGGGCTGAGTCGCGCCCTCCTGGCTGTTCGGGCGGGGTACTCCCTTCTCGAGGTGATTGTGGTGGTTGCGATCCTGGGGATTGCGGCCACTCTCAGCGGACCCTCCATCGGCCGTATGATCACGGGCCAGCAGGCCCAGCAAGTCGTGCGCGGCGTGGCGACCGAGATGGGGGCCTTGCGGGCCGAAGCCTTCCTCAACAACGTCGCGTTTAGCGCAGATGACGTCCAGACCCGTCTGGAGGCGCACATCCCGTCTGACTGGCGTATCGAAGTGGATGAAACCCTTCATCTCGCGTCCAGCGGATATTGTACGGGGGCAGGCGTGGCTATAATCGCGCCAGCGGGGCGCCGCTGGGCGTTCGATGTGTCTGAGGGCGATTGCGCCCTCAGGCCGACGACATCCTAG
- the gspG gene encoding type II secretion system major pseudopilin GspG, translating into MISLARRFQPITRATRKTRSGYSLMEVLIAVAIIAVLATLVGPRLLGQLDRANVTAAETQIRMIETALDTLRLDIGRYPTEEEGLALLVTPNEAVIGMWAGPYLDGDDGVPADPWGRPYQYRVGGGSDRGQVFSYGADGQEGGSGLDADIGL; encoded by the coding sequence ATGATCAGTCTGGCTCGACGCTTTCAGCCCATCACGCGGGCGACGCGGAAGACGCGCTCGGGGTATTCTCTCATGGAAGTCCTGATCGCGGTGGCGATCATCGCTGTCCTGGCGACCTTGGTGGGGCCGCGCCTTTTGGGGCAGCTGGACCGGGCGAATGTAACGGCTGCGGAGACGCAAATCCGTATGATTGAAACCGCGCTCGACACTTTGCGGTTGGATATTGGGCGCTACCCGACTGAAGAAGAAGGCTTGGCCCTTCTCGTCACTCCCAATGAAGCGGTGATAGGCATGTGGGCCGGTCCCTATCTTGATGGGGATGACGGAGTGCCGGCCGACCCCTGGGGGCGCCCATATCAATACCGGGTGGGCGGCGGTTCTGATCGCGGCCAGGTCTTCTCGTACGGCGCTGATGGTCAGGAAGGCGGATCGGGTCTCGACGCCGATATCGGCCTGTAA
- a CDS encoding methyltransferase domain-containing protein, translated as MTRHLSATDANQLSAGDDHYRAYVGPPGRYGLLGLLQMNLLTALGLEETDTVLDFGCGSLRLGRCLIPFLLRGKYYGIEPHDWLIQDGFTHETGGQLRTLKAPLFSNDDTFDCSVFDVEFDFIMAQSIITHSGPKQTANLIRTAAQSLKQDGLFLFSFILGEDDTPLPEADWTYPFNVPYPKPWLDQQCADNGMVMKLINWHHPGAQWAAIARDPRRLEALDDQLGLAGKPAKRWRA; from the coding sequence ATGACCCGCCATCTTTCCGCAACCGACGCCAACCAGCTTTCAGCCGGTGATGACCATTACCGCGCCTATGTGGGCCCGCCGGGCCGCTATGGCTTGCTCGGTTTGCTGCAGATGAACCTGCTGACGGCTCTGGGTCTTGAGGAAACAGACACCGTGCTTGATTTCGGCTGTGGTTCGCTGCGTCTGGGACGATGCCTGATCCCGTTCCTGCTGCGCGGCAAGTACTATGGGATCGAGCCCCATGACTGGCTGATCCAGGACGGCTTCACCCATGAAACCGGCGGTCAGCTGCGCACGCTGAAAGCGCCGCTGTTTTCCAATGACGACACATTTGACTGCAGCGTGTTTGACGTCGAGTTCGACTTCATCATGGCGCAATCCATCATCACCCATTCAGGCCCGAAGCAGACCGCGAACCTGATCCGGACTGCAGCGCAAAGCCTGAAACAGGACGGCCTGTTCCTGTTCAGCTTCATTCTGGGCGAGGACGACACGCCCCTGCCCGAGGCGGACTGGACCTATCCGTTCAACGTGCCCTATCCCAAACCCTGGCTCGACCAGCAATGCGCGGACAATGGCATGGTGATGAAGTTGATCAACTGGCACCATCCGGGCGCGCAATGGGCGGCGATCGCGCGGGACCCGCGCCGTCTCGAAGCGCTCGATGATCAATTGGGCTTGGCGGGCAAACCCGCGAAGCGCTGGCGCGCCTGA
- a CDS encoding type II secretion system F family protein, producing MPTYLYRGLNSDGAEVDGRLTAADEVEALRQLEVQRIAPFKLNEAGLEPRKYERKKARPQDRFRFMRQLSVLLKAGTPLLDAFDSLSADEPCKDLAEQALSVRRDLRSGAQLSLAMRDGFPDLPAYAPRLIELGEATGQLPKALADISSQMEHDLKAASEIRNALAYPAFLAVAGVFAIVFIFLFVVPRFANLLGDDRSSLPALSRWVIETGVFMSENMVQTGLFVAGAAAVVFALSRNKGVRTSVSELMHRMPVVGSFLTASEVARWARACGTALSGGAPLVDALVLAESAVTSARRKQGLAEARRAIRSGEPIDAALKTHAGFDSMTVNLVRTGRASASLDEMLLFVADLYEEESRNRAKRLTSLAEPLAILFIAMVVGTIVISLVLAMTSIYDIAI from the coding sequence ATGCCCACCTATCTCTATCGCGGTTTGAATTCTGACGGCGCAGAGGTGGACGGCCGCCTGACAGCCGCTGATGAGGTGGAGGCTCTGCGTCAGCTTGAAGTGCAGCGCATCGCGCCTTTCAAACTCAATGAAGCAGGATTGGAGCCGCGCAAATACGAGCGCAAGAAGGCGCGCCCTCAGGACCGCTTCCGCTTCATGCGGCAATTGTCGGTGTTGCTGAAAGCCGGTACGCCCTTGCTGGACGCGTTTGATTCGCTGAGCGCGGACGAGCCGTGCAAGGACCTGGCGGAGCAAGCCTTGAGCGTACGGCGGGATTTGCGGTCCGGGGCGCAGCTCTCGCTGGCCATGCGAGACGGGTTTCCTGACCTTCCGGCCTATGCGCCGCGCCTGATCGAGCTGGGTGAGGCGACGGGGCAATTGCCCAAGGCGCTGGCCGATATTTCCTCCCAGATGGAGCATGACCTGAAAGCGGCGTCGGAGATCCGCAATGCGCTGGCCTATCCGGCGTTTTTGGCGGTCGCGGGCGTGTTCGCCATTGTCTTCATCTTCCTGTTCGTGGTGCCGCGCTTCGCCAATCTGCTCGGCGATGACCGAAGCTCCTTGCCGGCGCTGTCGCGCTGGGTGATCGAGACCGGCGTCTTCATGAGCGAGAACATGGTTCAGACCGGGCTGTTCGTCGCGGGGGCGGCAGCGGTCGTGTTTGCGCTGTCACGCAATAAAGGCGTTCGAACCAGCGTGTCCGAACTGATGCACCGGATGCCGGTGGTCGGCAGCTTTCTGACGGCCTCGGAAGTGGCGCGCTGGGCGCGGGCGTGCGGCACGGCGTTGTCTGGCGGCGCGCCGCTGGTGGACGCCCTGGTGCTGGCGGAATCTGCGGTCACGTCGGCTCGGCGCAAACAAGGCCTGGCCGAGGCGCGACGCGCCATCCGCTCAGGCGAGCCCATAGACGCCGCGCTCAAAACCCATGCCGGATTTGACTCAATGACGGTCAATCTGGTGCGCACCGGTCGGGCGTCGGCCAGCCTTGATGAAATGCTGCTCTTTGTCGCCGACCTCTATGAGGAAGAATCGCGCAACCGGGCCAAGCGGCTGACCTCTCTGGCTGAGCCGCTCGCCATTTTGTTCATCGCCATGGTGGTCGGCACGATCGTGATCAGCCTGGTGCTGGCGATGACCAGCATTTACGACATCGCGATCTAG
- a CDS encoding class I SAM-dependent methyltransferase, translated as MSAQYSHYDALENMKKAVADGHHRAVIGGMWDELGALQKRFLLSQGLKPHHRFIDMGCGSLRAGVPLTEYLDPDRYYGVDISADLLEAGYEREIVPAGLDAKLPRDHLAANADFDATGFGVSFDYGIAQSVFTHMPIARLTDCLTALAPVFAEGGRFYVTFFERPAETPADAPLPHEPGGVVTYPDRDPYDTTIAALSAATPQGWRLDVLNHWDHPRDQRMALFVRETGQD; from the coding sequence ATGAGTGCGCAGTACAGCCATTACGACGCCCTTGAAAATATGAAAAAGGCCGTGGCGGACGGTCATCATCGCGCCGTGATCGGCGGCATGTGGGATGAGCTGGGCGCGCTTCAGAAACGCTTTCTGTTGTCCCAGGGGCTCAAGCCCCACCATCGTTTCATCGATATGGGCTGCGGCTCCTTGCGGGCGGGCGTGCCGCTGACCGAGTATCTCGACCCGGACCGCTATTACGGCGTGGATATCAGCGCTGACCTGCTTGAGGCTGGGTATGAGCGCGAGATCGTTCCCGCCGGGCTCGACGCCAAACTGCCGCGCGATCATCTGGCTGCGAACGCGGACTTCGACGCGACCGGCTTTGGCGTGAGCTTTGACTATGGCATCGCCCAGTCGGTCTTCACCCATATGCCGATTGCGCGCCTGACCGATTGTCTGACGGCGCTGGCGCCGGTGTTCGCGGAAGGCGGCCGGTTCTATGTGACCTTCTTTGAGCGCCCGGCGGAGACGCCCGCCGATGCGCCCTTGCCCCATGAGCCAGGCGGGGTTGTGACCTATCCGGACCGTGACCCCTATGACACCACGATCGCGGCGCTCTCCGCCGCGACGCCCCAAGGCTGGCGGCTGGATGTTCTGAACCATTGGGATCATCCTCGCGATCAGCGCATGGCCCTGTTTGTGCGCGAAACCGGTCAGGACTGA
- a CDS encoding GspE/PulE family protein — MDDRRIGDILLERGFVTATDVERAARYQGEIGALFGQALLRLGAVSEDVLLSALSDQLDLPVLTPDQLPDAPSLYRQAADSLGVSVDWLLLHDTVLWFAPAEGEEASSSDLGEAIGETAAPDFSGRTLIVFARSPMDPALHETLSRHAQGDVQIVLGPNRLLDTALAGLRSAGRVQSRDDMDDAQRLREMAEEAPVIDFVNGVFEDALQRRASDIHIEPFESHFQIRFRVDGVLHQMQTLPRARFDAVASRIKLLSNMDIAERRLPQDGRQSVRFAGQDIDLRVSSLPGAWGESLVLRLLRKQQELPSLEGLGLEGHAMSVFQQLIAEPNGVILVTGPTGSGKSTTLYRGLELVNDGERKIITIEDPVEYDMAGITQVQARSEIGYTFAKGLRAILRQDPDVIMIGEIRDGETASISAQAALTGHLVLSTLHTNSALAAIERLIDLGVEPFLVSSALRGLMGQRLVRRLCEHCARPADADDVRLGEKMLAEARSDGAVGLPSHSQWRSADGCHHCGGQGYTGRVAVFEAARVTPALRSAINDRADAAGLLAAARQDGYLTMLEDGLIKASQGVTSIGEILRVLGAGQMRQQARA, encoded by the coding sequence ATGGACGACAGACGGATTGGCGACATTCTGCTGGAACGCGGCTTTGTGACCGCGACCGATGTGGAACGCGCTGCGCGCTATCAGGGCGAGATCGGAGCGCTGTTCGGCCAGGCTTTGCTCAGATTGGGCGCGGTTTCTGAAGACGTGCTGCTGTCCGCCCTGTCTGATCAGCTGGATCTGCCCGTCCTGACGCCGGATCAACTGCCTGATGCGCCATCGCTCTATCGTCAGGCGGCGGATTCGCTGGGCGTGTCCGTGGACTGGCTCCTCTTGCATGATACCGTACTCTGGTTCGCACCCGCGGAAGGGGAGGAGGCGTCCTCATCAGACTTGGGTGAGGCCATTGGCGAGACGGCGGCTCCGGATTTCAGCGGCCGCACCTTGATCGTCTTCGCTCGGTCGCCGATGGATCCGGCCTTGCACGAAACCCTGTCGCGGCATGCGCAGGGCGACGTGCAGATCGTGCTCGGCCCCAATCGTTTGCTGGACACCGCCCTTGCGGGCCTGCGTTCGGCGGGGCGGGTGCAGTCGCGTGACGATATGGACGACGCGCAGCGCCTGCGCGAGATGGCGGAAGAGGCGCCGGTCATCGATTTTGTGAACGGCGTGTTTGAAGATGCGCTGCAGCGGCGCGCCTCGGATATCCATATCGAGCCGTTTGAAAGCCATTTCCAGATCCGCTTCCGCGTCGATGGCGTTCTGCACCAGATGCAGACCCTGCCGCGCGCCCGCTTTGACGCCGTGGCGAGCCGGATCAAGCTGTTGTCCAATATGGATATCGCCGAGCGCCGTCTGCCCCAGGATGGCCGCCAGTCGGTGCGGTTCGCCGGTCAGGATATTGATCTGCGCGTCTCTTCCCTGCCCGGCGCCTGGGGAGAAAGTCTTGTGCTGCGCCTCTTGCGCAAGCAGCAGGAATTGCCAAGCCTTGAGGGATTGGGGCTTGAAGGCCACGCCATGAGCGTGTTCCAGCAGCTGATCGCCGAGCCGAACGGCGTGATTCTCGTCACGGGCCCCACGGGGTCGGGCAAGTCCACCACGCTCTATCGTGGTCTGGAGCTTGTGAATGATGGCGAGCGCAAGATCATCACCATTGAAGATCCGGTCGAATACGACATGGCCGGCATCACCCAGGTCCAGGCGCGGTCCGAGATCGGCTACACCTTCGCCAAGGGGCTCCGCGCCATTCTGCGTCAGGACCCGGATGTCATCATGATCGGTGAGATTCGTGATGGTGAAACCGCATCCATCTCCGCCCAGGCGGCGCTCACGGGGCACCTGGTGCTGTCAACGCTTCACACCAATTCCGCGCTGGCGGCGATCGAGCGCCTGATTGATCTGGGGGTTGAGCCTTTCCTTGTCTCCTCGGCCCTGCGCGGGCTCATGGGCCAGCGGCTGGTGCGGCGCTTGTGCGAACATTGCGCCCGCCCCGCAGACGCCGACGATGTGCGTTTGGGCGAAAAGATGTTGGCCGAAGCGCGCAGCGACGGCGCGGTCGGTCTGCCGTCGCATTCCCAATGGCGCAGCGCGGACGGCTGCCATCATTGCGGCGGGCAGGGCTATACAGGCCGGGTGGCCGTGTTTGAAGCGGCGCGCGTGACGCCGGCCCTGCGCAGCGCCATCAATGACCGGGCGGACGCGGCGGGCCTGCTGGCCGCTGCGCGTCAGGACGGCTATCTGACCATGCTGGAAGATGGTTTGATCAAGGCGTCCCAAGGCGTCACCTCAATCGGTGAGATCTTGCGGGTTCTGGGCGCGGGGCAGATGCGTCAACAGGCCAGGGCCTGA
- the rfbC gene encoding dTDP-4-dehydrorhamnose 3,5-epimerase encodes MSVSPLPPFKPRFESLPDAPLVITPARIGDSRGWFSESYNQRRLAEAGFDVRFVQDNLSFSAHAGTLRGLHYQSPPHAQGKLVGVMTGAIRDVVVDVRDGSDSYGQWAAVELSEENGRQLWVPPGFLHGFVTLTDNTRVAYKVTDYYSKEHDGSVAYNDPDLGVDWGVDDPVLSDKDAAAPRLKDVAPLFPAGWEGA; translated from the coding sequence ATGTCCGTTTCTCCCTTGCCGCCGTTCAAACCCCGGTTTGAGTCCCTGCCCGACGCGCCGCTCGTGATCACGCCCGCCCGGATTGGCGATTCGCGGGGCTGGTTCAGCGAGAGCTATAATCAGCGCCGCCTGGCCGAGGCCGGCTTCGACGTGCGCTTCGTGCAGGACAATCTGTCTTTCTCGGCACACGCCGGCACGCTGCGCGGCCTGCATTATCAGTCGCCGCCGCACGCCCAGGGCAAGCTGGTCGGCGTGATGACGGGCGCGATCCGCGATGTGGTGGTGGATGTGCGAGACGGCTCTGACAGCTATGGCCAGTGGGCGGCGGTGGAGCTGAGCGAGGAGAACGGCCGCCAGCTCTGGGTTCCGCCCGGTTTCCTGCATGGCTTTGTGACGCTGACCGACAACACCCGGGTTGCCTATAAGGTGACCGACTATTACTCCAAGGAACACGATGGATCGGTGGCCTATAATGACCCCGATCTGGGCGTCGACTGGGGGGTGGACGATCCGGTTCTGTCGGATAAAGACGCCGCCGCCCCGCGCCTGAAAGACGTGGCCCCGCTCTTCCCGGCGGGGTGGGAGGGAGCATAG